A genomic region of Criblamydia sequanensis CRIB-18 contains the following coding sequences:
- a CDS encoding Hpt domain-containing protein: MIPPFKNEKKVAWFSEEPPLEITGFLIEKPSDLESLEKEKASFIALAADPLFIKNYEEALKKIDLPLIVLFSEKTSVKELFQVQEDFRRSVSFERPLKPKVLQKYLEALIKDPLLSNQAHISENLFERYKKSIPEKLLIIEEGLKKLENDFDQTVAKELQSEFHKGAGCSGSFGYMKAGKILSQMERKWVIFLQSGEQNEKEREKILKFLRNKFHELKGAYQYQN; the protein is encoded by the coding sequence ATGATTCCTCCATTTAAAAATGAAAAGAAAGTGGCTTGGTTTTCAGAAGAGCCGCCCCTTGAAATTACCGGCTTCTTAATTGAGAAACCGAGTGATCTTGAGAGTCTTGAAAAAGAAAAGGCCTCCTTTATTGCGCTTGCAGCGGATCCTCTATTTATAAAAAACTATGAAGAAGCTCTAAAAAAAATAGACCTTCCTTTAATCGTTCTTTTTAGTGAAAAAACTTCAGTTAAAGAGCTTTTTCAAGTCCAGGAAGATTTTAGAAGATCGGTCTCGTTTGAAAGGCCTCTAAAACCCAAAGTTCTTCAAAAGTACCTAGAAGCTTTAATAAAAGACCCTCTTTTAAGCAACCAAGCACATATATCCGAGAACCTTTTCGAAAGGTATAAGAAAAGCATTCCGGAAAAATTACTTATCATTGAAGAGGGCCTTAAAAAATTAGAAAATGATTTTGATCAAACCGTCGCTAAAGAACTTCAGAGTGAATTCCATAAAGGGGCCGGGTGCTCTGGATCTTTTGGTTACATGAAAGCCGGAAAGATTCTATCTCAGATGGAAAGGAAATGGGTTATATTTCTTCAAAGCGGCGAGCAAAACGAAAAGGAGAGAGAGAAAATATTAAAATTTTTAAGAAACAAATTCCATGAGCTTAAAGGAGCTTACCAATATCAGAACTAG
- a CDS encoding sodium-dependent transporter, which yields MSTEESGWKSQTGYIFSLIGSAVGFANILSFSAQAYKNGGGAFLIPYFFALLLIGIPFLLLEGLVGSRFKTTLVGAYGKLLGEKGKVLGWISIFTCLTIGGFYTVLTGYAAAYTFFAASNSFPEDTKSFFLHNFLKISPSLAEFGDFSYLAFFAALFVMTLTFFVMIKNIQQGVERISTFFMPALALIMFLFAVWTFFLPNGVQGWLFYLTPDFQKLKDVSLWKDIFGQLFFSLSLGLGIIVGYSRHTKKKINLIKSMIYVALGDFLVSFVAGGAIFGILSHVATVKGVSFDSILRSDSTFEIGFILFPEILKTFGSTLSVIIGSLFFSSVFIAGITGVFSIIESIAGNIEVEFKVTRKRAVFVTLILTGILSLFFSMGNANHLIDALAPMVLGTNMLISELLLVITFFTLSKELKEDIIWSNSYSCFGPFFKRILLYGSPILLSIILVFSVFSEIKAFDMALGVRLIWGLVLVLASFLITKLSHSRSQVISSI from the coding sequence ATGAGTACAGAAGAATCGGGGTGGAAATCCCAGACAGGCTATATATTTTCCTTGATCGGTTCGGCCGTTGGATTTGCAAATATCTTAAGTTTTAGTGCCCAAGCTTACAAAAATGGAGGGGGAGCTTTTTTAATTCCCTATTTCTTCGCCTTGCTTTTAATCGGTATACCCTTCTTATTACTAGAAGGATTAGTAGGCAGCCGCTTTAAGACGACACTTGTTGGGGCTTACGGTAAATTATTAGGCGAGAAGGGAAAAGTCCTCGGATGGATTTCAATTTTTACCTGCCTGACTATAGGGGGCTTTTATACTGTTCTTACCGGTTATGCAGCAGCCTATACTTTTTTTGCCGCATCCAATTCCTTCCCGGAAGATACAAAATCCTTCTTCCTTCATAATTTTTTAAAGATATCCCCAAGCCTTGCCGAATTTGGTGACTTTTCTTATCTTGCTTTCTTTGCAGCTCTTTTTGTCATGACACTGACCTTTTTTGTGATGATTAAAAATATACAGCAAGGAGTTGAGAGGATCTCGACTTTCTTTATGCCGGCTCTCGCTCTTATTATGTTTCTCTTTGCCGTTTGGACTTTTTTTCTTCCTAATGGGGTGCAAGGGTGGCTTTTTTATTTGACCCCTGATTTCCAAAAATTAAAGGACGTTAGCCTCTGGAAAGATATTTTCGGTCAGCTTTTTTTCAGTCTTTCTTTAGGTCTTGGTATTATTGTCGGTTACTCCAGACATACTAAAAAGAAAATCAATTTGATTAAATCCATGATTTATGTTGCCTTAGGGGATTTTTTAGTATCTTTTGTAGCCGGAGGCGCCATTTTCGGGATCCTTTCCCATGTCGCTACGGTAAAGGGCGTGAGCTTCGATTCTATCTTAAGAAGCGATTCTACTTTTGAAATCGGTTTTATCCTTTTCCCTGAAATTTTGAAGACCTTTGGATCTACTTTATCAGTTATTATTGGAAGCCTGTTCTTTTCTTCTGTATTCATTGCCGGTATCACAGGTGTTTTTTCCATCATTGAAAGCATCGCCGGAAATATTGAAGTGGAGTTTAAAGTAACAAGAAAAAGAGCGGTTTTCGTGACCCTTATTCTTACAGGAATTTTAAGTCTTTTCTTTTCTATGGGAAATGCAAATCACTTAATCGACGCTCTAGCCCCTATGGTACTTGGCACAAATATGCTGATTTCAGAGCTCTTGCTCGTGATCACTTTTTTCACTCTTTCAAAGGAGTTAAAAGAAGATATTATCTGGTCTAACTCCTATTCCTGCTTTGGGCCTTTCTTTAAGAGGATTCTGCTTTACGGCAGCCCGATACTTCTTTCTATCATCTTGGTATTTAGTGTTTTTTCCGAGATAAAGGCTTTTGATATGGCTTTAGGCGTTCGTTTGATCTGGGGACTTGTTTTAGTTTTAGCCTCCTTTTTGATTACAAAGCTCTCCCATTCTCGCTCACAAGTTATATCAAGTATTTAA